A part of Haemorhous mexicanus isolate bHaeMex1 chromosome 25, bHaeMex1.pri, whole genome shotgun sequence genomic DNA contains:
- the MAGI3 gene encoding membrane-associated guanylate kinase, WW and PDZ domain-containing protein 3 isoform X3: protein MSKTLRKKRHWLSKVQECVVSWGGPAGPDPDLLRGGAERGEFPYLAGRLAAGGEGAPGPALLSGKAPAPGDVLLEVNGTPVSGLTHRDTLAVVRHFREPVRLKTVRPGKVINKDLRHYLSLQFQKGSIDHKLQQVIRDNLYLRTIPCTTRAPRDGEVPGVDYNFIPVEQFKALEESGALLESGTYDGNFYGTPKPPAEPSPFQPDPVDQVLFDNDFDTESQRKRTTSVSKMQRMESSLPEEEEEEEKEAVNGSGGIENKEKHSDSPDWMKPVPSYNQTSSNMDFRNYLSRDETLEPLPKNWEMAYTDTGMIYFIDHNTKTTTWLDPRLCKKAKAPEDCEDGELPYGWEKIEDPQYGTYYVDHINQKTQFENPVLEAKRKKQLGQTDAGPSKSGPGRSVFTRDPSQLTGALIRTSLKKSTMGFGFTIIGGDRPDEFLQVKNVLKDGPAAQDGRIAPGDVIVDINGSCVLGHTHADVVQMFQLIPINQYVNMTLCRGYPLPDDNEDPVVDIVTATPVINGPPVAKGDASVSSQDLVAATVVLDQHGKVLVNGRLNGPSVDSAEQRVSFASSGGSQPELVTIPLVKGPKGFGFAIADSPTGQKVKMILDSQWCQGLQKGDVIKEICHQNVQSLTHLQVVEVLKQFPVGAEVPLLILRGGPPSPTKAAKGKDKQDSSGSLEAVSDPIPQPMPFPPSAVRPGSPKLDPSEVYLKSKTIYEDKPPNTRDLDVFLRKQESGFGFRVLGGDGPDQPIYIGAIIPLGAAEKDGRLRAADELMCIDGVPVKGKSHKQVLDLMTSAARNGQVLLTVRRKIFFSGEKQAEEEEPQPVLTQNGSPRLNRVDFANQPCPEVYDVRLQRKENEGFGFVILTSKSKPPPGVIPHKIGRVIEGSPADQCGKLKVGDRISAVNSQSIVELSHDSIVQLIKDAGNVVTLTVVAEEEQRGPPSGTNSARQSPAPQHRPLGLAPINPDRGATEGEAGREVSNSYRLSWPEHKHMAQMDAASGVGSRHSQNAGCFPVELERGPRGFGFSLRGGKEYNMGLFILRLAEDGPAVKDGRVHVGDQIVEINGEPTQGITHTRAIELIQAGGNKVLLLLRPGTGLIPDHSLAPSSLCPYVKPEQH, encoded by the exons gaAAAGTCATCAACAAGGACTTGCGCCACTACCTGAGCCTTCAGTTCCAGAAGGGCTCGATAGACCACAAACTGCAGCAAGTGATCAGAGACAATCTCTATTTGAGAACCATCCCTT GCACTACAAGGGCTCCCAGAGATGGGGAGGTCCCTGGGGTAGACTATAATTTCATTCCTGTTGAGCAGTTTAAAGCGTTGGAAGAAAGTGGAGCCTTACTAGAAAGTGGAACATATGATG gTAATTTTTATGGTACTCCAAAgcctccagcagagcccagccccttTCAGCCTGATCCAGTGGATCAAGTTCTTTTTGACAATGATTTTGATACTGAATCGCAGAGGAAAAGAACCACATCCGTCAGCAAAATGCAAAGGATGGAAAGTTCTCTCcctgaagaggaggaagaggaggaaaaggaagcagTTAATGGCAGCGGAGGGATAG aaaacaaagaaaaacattcagaTTCTCCTGACTGGATGAAACCTGTTCCCAGCTACAACCAGACAAGCAGCAACATGGacttcagaaattatttgtcAAGGGATGAGACCCTGGAACCACTACCCAAGAACTGGGAAATGGCCTACACGGATACGGGCATGATCTACTTCATTGA TCACAACACCAAGACAACCACATGGCTCGATCCCCGACTCTGTAAGAAGGCCAAAGCTCCTGAAGATTGTGAAGATGGAG AACTTCCTTATGGATGGGAGAAAATAGAAGACCCTCAATATGGGACATATTACGTTGA TCATATTAACCAGAAAACTCAGTTTGAAAATCCAGTATTGGaagccaaaaggaaaaaacagctaGGACAGACTGATGCTGGCCCTTCCAAATCAG GACCGGGGAGGTCTGTCTTCACTCGAGATCCATCCCAGCTTACTGGAGCACTCATAAGGACATCCCTGAAAAAAAGTACTATGGGATTTGGCTTCACAATCATCGGAGGGGACAGGCCTGACGAGTTTCTCCAGGTGAAGAATGTGCTAAAAGATGGACCCGCTGCACAAGATGGAAGAATTGCTCCAG GCGACGTCATTGTGGACATAAATGGAAGCTGTGTCCTTGGCCACACCCATGCAGATGTTGTCCAGATGTTTCAGCTCATTCCCATCAATCAGTATGTGAACATGACTTTGTGTCGTGGGTACCCTCTTCCTGATGACAATGAAGACCCCGTGGTGGATATCGTGACAGCTACGCCTGTCATTAATGGCCCGCCGGTGGCCAAGGGAGATGCTTCCGTGTCCAGCCAAGATTTAGTAGCAGCAACAGTTGTGTTGGACCAGCATGGGAAGGTGTTGGTCAACGGTCGCCTGAACGGCCCTTCCGTGGATTCAGCAGAGCAAAGGGTCTCCTTTGCCTCCTCAGGAGGCTCTCAGCCGGAGCTGGTCACCATCCCTCTGGTTAAAGGGCCCAAAGGCTTTGGGTTTGCCATTGCAGACAGTCCCACAGGCCAGAAGGTGAAGATGATTTTGGACAGCCAGTGGTGCCAAGGCCTGCAGAAAGGGGATGTCATCAAGGAGATTTGCCATCAGAATGTGCAGAGCTTGACCCACTTGCAGGTGGTGGAGGTGCTCAAGCAGTTTCCAGTAGGAGCAGAGGTGCCCCTGCTTATCTTAAGAGGAG GTCCACCCTCCCCTACTAAAGCTGCCAAAGGA AAGGACAAGCAGGACAGTTCCGGGAGTTTGGAAGCTGTCAGCGATCCCATTCCGCAGCCGATGCCCTTCCCGCCCTCTGCTGTGCGACCAGGCTCTCCTAAACTGGACCCGTCTGAAGTCTACCTGAAGTCTAAGACAATTTATGAGGACAAAC ctccaAACACAAGAGATTTAGATGTTTTCCTGAGAAAACAAGAGTCAGGCTTTGGTTTCCGGGTGCTTGGTGGGGATGGACCAGATCAGCCT ATTTATATCGGAGCCATAATCCCATTGGGAGCAGCGGAAAAGGACGGGAGGCTGCGTGCAGCAGATGAGCTGATGTGCATTGATGGAGTCCCTGTGAAAGGGAAGTCACACAAGCAAGTTCTGGATTTAATGACCAGCGCCGCACGAAACGGGCAGGTGCTGCTCACTGTCCGGAGGAAGATCTTCTTCAGTG GGGAAaagcaggcagaggaggaggagccacAGCCTGTCCTGACACAGAACGGCTCTCCTCGGCTGAACCGTGTCGACTTTGCCAACCAACCATGCCCGGAGGTCTACGACGTCCGTCTGCAGCGGAAGGAGAATGAAGGATTTGGCTTCGTCATCCTCACCTCCAAGAGCAAACCTCCTCCTGGGG TGATTCCTCACAAGATTGGGCGGGTTATCGAGGGAAGCCCAGCTGACCAGTGTGGGAAGCTGAAGGTGGGTGATAGAATCTCAGCGGTAAACAGCCAGTCCATCGTGGAGCTCTCCCATGACAGCATTGTGCAACTCATCAAGGATGCAGGCAACGTGGTGACCCTCACAGTGGTGGCTGAGGAAG AGCAACGTGGTCCTCCATCAGGAACAAACTCGgccagacagagcccagccccacagcaccgACCACTGGGATTGGCACCGATCAACCCTGACAG GGGAGCTACAGAAGGTGAAGCTGGAAGAGAAGTTTCTAATAGTTACCGGCTGTCCTGGCCTGAGCACaagcacatggcacagatgGATGCTGCTTCAGGTGTTGGCAGCCGTCATTCCCAG AATGCTGGCTGTTTCCCAGTGGAGTTGGAAAGGGGCCCTCGAGGGTTTGGATTCAGCCTCCGAGGAGGAAAGGAATACAACATGGGCTTATTCATCCTCCGTCTGGCTGAGGATGGGCCGGCAGTCAAGGATGGGAGAGTCCAT GTTGGTGACCAAATTGTGGAAATTAATGGAGAACCTACCCAAGGAATCACTCACACACGAGCCATTGAGCTGATTCAGGCTGGAGGAAATaaagttttgctgctgctgagaccAGGGACTGGATTGATACCAGATCACA gTTTGGCTCCTTCCAGTCTGTGTCCCTACGTGAAACCTGAACAACATTAA